A stretch of Corallococcus macrosporus DNA encodes these proteins:
- a CDS encoding pilus assembly protein TadG-related protein, with the protein MQPARLLKSGARGQALVLFSLTFLLLTLMVLLTLGFGMRAKERVEIQMAADAAAYSQAVSTARTFNAIAVMNRAQIAHMVAMAGTQSMISYGSQMYAARKSSPCPLPDPAWSGLDQAAAMQTLSLQGRAGDMFRSSLAIYNHLIGTHLANQGLTNLIAKQVNPELFAPPEGANKSLAEVSGGAAAGSSYDDLMQQEKTGTVPETSGAVMPTGGGQGNATRNATMGSLGWTWVHNRPSGSAGFGSGAAAHNPGFQHYASASAMDSSTYTTISGRNSWAHDHGRAVTETCPDGTPITSVATDAWVMSDERQSNEDQHVYGANSPPPGQGEENNTTVDERHTLGACVVCPGIWPYSVGFNAALLHGNADENDYGQPKLYAMLLRDYASDSRRAKPDPWNLLFTFKFANQETEFDNAAPLGRIQPTGREDVQRNQVALAAGLAYYHRPRPAAAGGGWEEPPNFLNPFWRATLVSTEGARDDKPANRLDQAGFSEHADALRRLDDAGYRGASSTGGRY; encoded by the coding sequence ATGCAGCCTGCACGGCTTCTGAAGTCCGGCGCGCGCGGTCAGGCGCTGGTGCTGTTCTCGCTGACGTTCCTGCTCCTGACGCTGATGGTGCTGCTCACGCTGGGCTTCGGCATGCGCGCGAAGGAGCGCGTCGAAATCCAGATGGCCGCGGACGCGGCGGCCTACAGCCAGGCGGTGTCCACGGCGCGCACGTTCAACGCCATCGCGGTGATGAACCGCGCGCAGATTGCCCACATGGTGGCCATGGCGGGCACGCAGTCGATGATCAGCTACGGCAGCCAGATGTACGCCGCGCGCAAGTCGTCCCCGTGCCCCCTGCCCGACCCGGCGTGGTCCGGCCTGGACCAGGCGGCGGCCATGCAGACGCTGTCCCTGCAGGGACGCGCGGGCGACATGTTCCGCTCGTCGCTGGCCATCTACAACCACCTCATCGGCACGCACCTGGCGAACCAGGGCCTGACGAACCTCATCGCCAAGCAGGTCAACCCGGAGCTCTTCGCTCCGCCCGAGGGCGCCAACAAGTCGCTGGCGGAGGTGTCTGGCGGCGCGGCGGCCGGCTCCAGCTATGACGACCTGATGCAGCAGGAGAAGACCGGCACGGTGCCGGAGACCTCCGGCGCGGTGATGCCCACCGGCGGCGGCCAGGGCAACGCCACGCGCAACGCCACCATGGGCAGCCTGGGCTGGACCTGGGTGCACAACCGGCCCAGCGGCAGCGCGGGCTTCGGCTCGGGCGCGGCCGCGCACAACCCGGGCTTCCAGCACTACGCCAGCGCGTCCGCGATGGACTCCTCCACGTACACGACCATCTCCGGCCGCAACTCGTGGGCGCACGACCACGGCCGCGCCGTCACGGAGACCTGCCCGGACGGCACCCCCATCACCTCGGTGGCGACGGACGCGTGGGTGATGTCCGACGAGCGCCAGTCCAACGAGGACCAGCACGTCTACGGCGCGAACAGCCCGCCGCCCGGCCAGGGCGAGGAGAACAACACCACCGTGGACGAGCGCCACACGCTGGGCGCCTGCGTGGTGTGCCCCGGCATCTGGCCCTACTCGGTGGGCTTCAACGCGGCGCTCCTGCACGGCAACGCGGATGAGAACGACTACGGCCAGCCCAAGCTGTACGCGATGCTCCTGCGCGACTACGCCAGCGACTCGCGCCGCGCGAAGCCGGATCCGTGGAACCTGCTGTTCACCTTCAAGTTCGCGAACCAGGAGACGGAGTTCGACAACGCCGCGCCGCTGGGCCGCATCCAGCCCACGGGCCGCGAGGACGTGCAGCGCAACCAGGTGGCGCTGGCCGCGGGGCTCGCCTACTACCACCGGCCCCGGCCGGCGGCGGCGGGCGGAGGCTGGGAGGAGCCGCCCAACTTCCTCAACCCCTTCTGGCGCGCCACGCTGGTGAGCACCGAGGGCGCTCGCGACGACAAGCCCGCGAACCGCCTGGACCAGGCGGGCTTCTCCGAGCACGCGGACGCGCTGCGCCGGCTGGACGACGCCGGCTACCGGGGCGCCAGCAGCACGGGCGGGAGGTACTGA
- a CDS encoding TadE/TadG family type IV pilus assembly protein yields MEAALCMPLVVFMVLGSLQLFMLLQGRILAQVAVYRAVRAGSLNHGSCEAMTHAALVTMLPTVEHTRTPAQLANAFDERKRNYLRVRGSKGTLFTEGPMVEIVRESPDVGWVRSLAGDEDLMFDAPTDSAAELQRRTLEIRMVAWYYMRIPFADWVMSRMFLAQFHLKNYTDANPLNPAQKKSDWWADTDVELGPDDWPGGDLGERMLRWNAQGHYLFPIQVHAAMRMMTPVKASNFNGGAGCSLHGF; encoded by the coding sequence AAGCGGCGTTGTGCATGCCGCTGGTGGTGTTCATGGTGCTGGGCTCGCTGCAGCTCTTCATGCTGCTGCAGGGCCGCATCCTGGCGCAGGTGGCGGTGTACCGCGCGGTGCGCGCGGGCAGCCTCAACCACGGCAGCTGCGAGGCGATGACGCACGCGGCGCTGGTGACGATGCTGCCCACGGTGGAGCACACCCGCACGCCCGCGCAGCTGGCCAATGCCTTCGACGAGCGCAAGCGCAACTACCTGCGCGTGCGCGGCTCCAAGGGCACGCTCTTCACCGAAGGGCCCATGGTCGAAATCGTCCGCGAGTCGCCGGACGTGGGCTGGGTGCGCAGCCTCGCGGGCGACGAGGACCTGATGTTCGACGCGCCCACGGACTCGGCGGCGGAGCTGCAGCGGCGCACGCTCGAGATCCGCATGGTGGCCTGGTACTACATGCGCATCCCGTTCGCGGACTGGGTGATGAGCCGCATGTTCCTGGCCCAGTTCCACCTGAAGAACTACACGGACGCGAACCCGCTCAACCCCGCGCAGAAGAAGTCCGACTGGTGGGCGGACACCGACGTGGAGCTGGGGCCGGATGACTGGCCCGGCGGCGATTTGGGCGAGCGGATGCTGCGCTGGAACGCGCAGGGCCACTACCTGTTCCCCATCCAGGTCCACGCGGCCATGCGGATGATGACCCCGGTGAAGGCGTCGAACTTCAATGGAGGTGCCGGATGCAGCCTGCACGGCTTCTGA